The nucleotide window TCCTGACTTTTTCCAGCTCCTCTGGTATATCTACATTTGCATGGATTCCTGGAAGCAGCAATACCGGAACGACCGTTACTGAAGATGCTCCCTTTAGAATGCATGATTCGACCGCTTCGAAAATGGCTGGCTGGGCATTTTCAAGGAATCCATAGGCAGCATTCGTAATCTCCCCTGTTGAAATCACCTTCTCGATGAATGACACAAACACCTTGTTTCCTTGCTCACTTCTGCTGCCATGGCTAATGAATACCGTTGCTTCCATATCTTTCTCTCCTTTTAAAAACAAATCTAATACATCAATGCCAATTCAGATTCTTTTCTGGACAAACATTTGATCACGGTGGTTTTATTCGGTGCTGCTATTACCTCATCCGGAAAAATACCATATTCTTCTGCAGTCACCGCTGTCCTGACTCCCATGCAAACAACCTTTGCTGTTTTCAGGAGCTGCTGCGGAATGATTTCCTTAAGGATACCTTCTTCTACTATTGTTTTTACAGCCCTGCTGCTTGGCAAAACAATTGTATTGACAGAAGCCTCCTCAAGAACTCTTTTAAATATTGGTGTGAATTGTTCGTCAATGACCTTTTTTGAAGTTATGAACATATCAGCATTAAGGTAATCCTGTGAAAAATCACTATCACTTACGATTAACAGCTTTCCATCCTGAGACATGTTCCCTTCCAATTCAGCAAAGAGGCCTTTTTCATTCAATGCTTTTATTGACTTAGTTGAGCAGCCGAAAAAGTCTGCTTTAACCTTTCTGATATCGATCCCTTCAGTAAATATGATCTCAAAGAATTCCCTGACACCTTCAGGAGAGGTAAAAAGAATCTGTTCATATTCTGAAATTCTATTAAGCAGCGCCTGGTCTACAGGTACGGAAACCCTTTTCCATTTTGGGAATTCAATCACGTCTGCTCCCTGCTCCATCAACTCTCTGGCTAGTTCACTTTCATCCGTACCTGTTCGCGCTAATAAAATTTGTTTACCGAACAGCGGCTTTTTTTCAAACCAATTCAACTTATCCCGAAGTGAAACGATATCGCCTACCAGGGTGATGGCAGGATTGGTAAAATTTACTTCCTTCGCCTTAGTGGCAATATTGGACAGAGTTCCCTCCAAAGTCTGCTGCCTGGAAAAGGTTCCCCATTGGATGAGGATCACTGGTGTATCTGCCGGTTTTCCATTCTTGATTAGATTATCGCTGATATACGGAAGGTTTGAAATCCCCATGTAAAAGGCAATTGTGTCGATACCTGAGGCAAGTCCCTTCCAGTCCAATTTTGGCTGGCCATTTTCTGATTTATCATGGGCAGTCACGACTGCAAAGGATTCGCCAAATTCACGGTGGGTGACGGGAATACCGGCATAAAGAGGTGCAGATATTCCCGATGTGATTCCCGGAACAATGTCAAAGGTAAGCCCATTGTCGGCCAGAGCTGCTGCTTCTTCGCCTACACGTCCAAACACGCCAGGATCGCCGCCCTTGAGGCGGACTACAATTTTTTCCCTCCAGAACTTTTGAAACCAGAAGGTCGTTGATCATTTCCTGGCGAAGGACGTGCCGGTCCGGCAGCTTGCCACAGTAAATCAGCTCGCAATCCTGAGGAGCATAATCCAGCAGTTTCGGATTGGCAAGTCGGTCATATAAAATGACCTGCGCCTTTTTGATGGCCTCCAATCCCTTTACTGTGATCAACTGTACGTCTCCAGGCCCTGCACCGACTAAAAATGCTCTTCCTTTTTCCATTGTGTTCCCGCCCTTTCAATTATGAAGAGGGAGAGTCCCTCTCTTAGGTCAAATTGTTATATACACTTCATTTTCAATTACTTCAACATGATACGTTTTTACTTCGCCTGTATCTGGTGCCTGAACTTTCCCGTCATCGAGCGAGATTTTCAGGTCATAGACTGGACAGTAGATAAAATTCCCACTCACGAGTGCATCAGCAAGAGTTCCACCTTTTCTGTGGGGGCTGCGGTTTTCGACAGCCTTGACATCCCCGTTGGTTATTTTAAACAAGACGATGTTCTCACCATTTACTGTGACTGCCTGCCCTGTCCCAACAGGAAGGGAATGATAATCAGCCACATTGATTCTGACTTTTGTCATTTGCATTTCGATTCATCCTCTCTATTCAACCGTTACGCTGCGGATTTGATAATACTTTTCTTTTATTCCATTATCTTGAATCGCTTCCTGCCATGGCTCGTTATAGCGCTCCAATGTCTTATCCAGTCTTTCATTCAACTGCTTTCTCATGTTTTCATCAGCGAGGACTTCTTTGACATGTTCAAGTCCCATTCTTTCAGACCAAGGTGCAGTTCTTTCAAGATAGGCAGCTGTTTCACGATAGTATTGAAGGTACGCTCCTGTTATTTCCAATGCCTCTTCTTTTGTCTTGACAGTATCAAGCAGGTCGGCAGCACGCAGATCAGTTCCGCCATTTCCGCCAATATAGATTTCCCAGCCGCCATCGACTCCTACAAAGCCAATGTCCTTAATTCCGGACTCCGCACAGTTTCTTGGACAAGCAGATACTCCCATTTTGACTTTATGCGGTGTATCAAGGCGCTCAAACTTTTTCTCGAGCTGTATTCCAAGACCCATAGAATCCTGGGTGCCAAACCGGCAGAACTTTTCGCCTACACAGGTTTTTACTGTGCGAAGCGTTTTTCCATAAGCATATCCGGATGGCATCCCCAGATCTTCCCACATTGCCGGAAGGTCATCTTTATTGACACCGAACAAGCCAATCCTCTGTCCGCCCGTCAGTTTTACGAGTGGAACATTGTACTTCTCGGCAACTTCTGCAATTTTCTTCAAATCTGCAGCAGTCGTCACGCCGCCATACATTCTTGGCACAACAGAATATGTTCCATCCTTCTGGATGTTGGCATGCATCTTTTCGTTAACCAGCCTTGAATCGCGTTCATCTTTATACCCATCATAGTGAACCATTCCAAGATAATAATTGATTGCCGGACGGCATTTTGAACATCCTTCCTCCTGGGACCAGCCGAGAACGTTCATGACTTCCCTGACATTGGTCAAACCCTTAGCCCTGATTTCAGCCACTACTTCATCTTTGCTTAAAGTCGTACAGCCGCAAATCCCTGCCTTTTTCGCGGAAGTATCATACTGATCACCAAGTGTGAATGCGAGGATATCGGATATGAGCGATTTGCATCTTCCGCAAGAACGTCCTGCATTCGTGCAGCCACCCACTTCGTCAACCGTCGTCAATTCATTAGTCCGGATTGCTTCGACAATCGTTCCTTTTGTGACGCCATTGCAGCCGCAGACAAGCTCGTCATCGGCCATCGCCTTTACATCGCCCGCTTCTCCGCCACCGCCGCAGCATCCGCTTGCTTCTAGAATCGACACGCTTGTCATGCCGCTAATGTCTTCTCTTTTCGTCAGCATTCTGAACAGGCGATTGCTGTCCTTTGTGTCACCATAAAGCACAATCCCGGCAATCATGTTGTCTCGAATGACAATTTTTTTGTAGATTCCATCAAACTCATTGTGGACCTTGATTGATTTCGTTCCTTCGTCATCGCCGATTTCACCTGCAGAGAA belongs to Mesobacillus subterraneus and includes:
- a CDS encoding SAM-dependent methyltransferase; its protein translation is MFGRVGEEAAALADNGLTFDIVPGITSGISAPLYAGIPVTHREFGESFAVVTAHDKSENGQPKLDWKGLASGIDTIAFYMGISNLPYISDNLIKNGKPADTPVILIQWGTFSRQQTLEGTLSNIATKAKEVNFTNPAITLVGDIVSLRDKLNWFEKKPLFGKQILLARTGTDESELARELMEQGADVIEFPKWKRVSVPVDQALLNRISEYEQILFTSPEGVREFFEIIFTEGIDIRKVKADFFGCSTKSIKALNEKGLFAELEGNMSQDGKLLIVSDSDFSQDYLNADMFITSKKVIDEQFTPIFKRVLEEASVNTIVLPSSRAVKTIVEEGILKEIIPQQLLKTAKVVCMGVRTAVTAEEYGIFPDEVIAAPNKTTVIKCLSRKESELALMY
- a CDS encoding uroporphyrinogen-III C-methyltransferase, whose protein sequence is MEKGRAFLVGAGPGDVQLITVKGLEAIKKAQVILYDRLANPKLLDYAPQDCELIYCGKLPDRHVLRQEMINDLLVSKVLEGKNCSPPQGRRSWRVWTCRRRSSSSGRQWAYL
- a CDS encoding nitrite reductase (NAD(P)H) small subunit; this encodes MQMTKVRINVADYHSLPVGTGQAVTVNGENIVLFKITNGDVKAVENRSPHRKGGTLADALVSGNFIYCPVYDLKISLDDGKVQAPDTGEVKTYHVEVIENEVYITI
- the nirB gene encoding nitrite reductase large subunit NirB; its protein translation is MKKKLVMIGNGMAGVRTIEELLKLQPDGYDITIFGNEPHPNYNRIMLSTVLQGDKSIEDIIMNDWDWYKGNSIQLYTGEAVVGIDKQKKQVISDQGRLLDYDELIIATGSSSFILPVPGSDKKGVVGFRDIHDCEMMIKDSKKYKKAAVIGGGLLGLEAARGLLNLGMEVDVVHLMPHLMERQLDETASGMLRKELENQGMNFLLEKQTAEILGEERVTGLRFSDGSEIQADLIVMAVGIRPNVQLAKDNGIYVNRGVVVNDYMETDVPNIYAVGECAEHREIVYGLVAPLYEQGKVLAANLAGIPTNPYEGTICGTQLKVSGCDLFSAGEIGDDEGTKSIKVHNEFDGIYKKIVIRDNMIAGIVLYGDTKDSNRLFRMLTKREDISGMTSVSILEASGCCGGGGEAGDVKAMADDELVCGCNGVTKGTIVEAIRTNELTTVDEVGGCTNAGRSCGRCKSLISDILAFTLGDQYDTSAKKAGICGCTTLSKDEVVAEIRAKGLTNVREVMNVLGWSQEEGCSKCRPAINYYLGMVHYDGYKDERDSRLVNEKMHANIQKDGTYSVVPRMYGGVTTAADLKKIAEVAEKYNVPLVKLTGGQRIGLFGVNKDDLPAMWEDLGMPSGYAYGKTLRTVKTCVGEKFCRFGTQDSMGLGIQLEKKFERLDTPHKVKMGVSACPRNCAESGIKDIGFVGVDGGWEIYIGGNGGTDLRAADLLDTVKTKEEALEITGAYLQYYRETAAYLERTAPWSERMGLEHVKEVLADENMRKQLNERLDKTLERYNEPWQEAIQDNGIKEKYYQIRSVTVE